A single genomic interval of candidate division KSB1 bacterium harbors:
- a CDS encoding outer membrane lipoprotein-sorting protein: MKIIKNLLVLFLFVTTVTAQESARDIIKKSDDLMRGKTHTGKYTMTIIRPDWQRTTEFKFWSEGTDKAFILILAPAKDKGVTFLKIKKEMWNYIPKINRDIKIPPSMLLQSWMGSDFTNDDLVQESNAVTDYSHALLGKERVAGYEAYKIELKPKPKAAVVWDKIVMLIAVKNYVPLKEEYYNERGELIRTMIFYDIKKMDGRVIPAKFEIIEEKKPGHKTVMELEDVTFNKPVKRSVFTKQNLRRAKP; this comes from the coding sequence ATGAAAATCATAAAAAATCTGCTGGTGCTGTTTCTTTTTGTTACTACAGTTACCGCGCAGGAATCCGCTCGCGACATCATCAAAAAATCGGATGATCTGATGCGCGGCAAAACCCACACGGGTAAATATACCATGACCATCATCCGACCCGATTGGCAGCGGACTACTGAGTTCAAATTCTGGTCGGAGGGCACAGACAAGGCGTTCATTCTGATACTTGCACCTGCAAAAGATAAGGGCGTGACCTTTCTGAAAATCAAGAAGGAAATGTGGAATTACATCCCGAAAATCAACCGCGATATTAAAATTCCCCCTTCGATGCTGCTGCAGTCCTGGATGGGGTCGGATTTCACCAATGATGATTTGGTACAGGAATCAAATGCCGTCACCGATTATTCTCATGCTTTGCTCGGCAAAGAAAGAGTGGCCGGCTATGAGGCTTATAAAATTGAGCTCAAACCCAAACCGAAAGCAGCGGTAGTTTGGGATAAAATAGTCATGTTGATTGCAGTCAAAAACTATGTACCCCTCAAAGAAGAGTATTACAACGAACGAGGTGAGCTGATCCGGACCATGATTTTCTATGATATCAAAAAAATGGACGGACGGGTTATCCCGGCAAAGTTTGAAATCATCGAAGAAAAAAAACCCGGGCATAAAACCGTTATGGAGCTTGAGGATGTAACCTTCAATAAGCCGGTTAAGAGATCGGTGTTTACCAAGCAGAATTTGAGGAGAGCGAAGCCGTAA
- a CDS encoding ABC transporter permease, which yields MKKLLTLAWRNIWRNKRRSLITISAIAFAILIVATTRSMQYGTYDTMEYMAVSLYNGEVQVHRNGFQHERSVDYFLAQDEKDWQAIIETYPQYTAFSRRLTSFGLVSSDSASTGALIVGIEPEREPKITQFSGMVKEGESLKSGDDHLVLVGATLAKNLAVGIGDTLVVLTQGYRNQMGADLYVVKGTISVGHSDLDRGLMIMPLHNAQELYSLYNGITEVVLSTTNFRNANLASKALLMDFNDPRYEVLSWEEMMPELKQLIALDNISGVFYLIFILIIVGIEIFNTTMMSVVERTREFAILQSIGMKPKQIGGLIFTESFLKISISLTVGFLLSYLVIFILTQNPIPLPDGLKEAYADYGFVIDDIKFSSDAKVFYEPILTIAMFAVLALLYPIYKTTKLNPMEAFRKT from the coding sequence ATGAAAAAACTCCTAACCCTCGCCTGGCGCAACATCTGGCGTAATAAGCGCCGCAGTCTTATTACAATTTCAGCAATTGCGTTTGCAATTCTCATCGTGGCGACAACCCGGTCGATGCAATATGGCACCTACGACACCATGGAATACATGGCGGTCAGTCTTTATAACGGCGAAGTCCAGGTGCATCGCAACGGTTTCCAGCATGAACGCTCTGTGGACTATTTTTTAGCGCAAGATGAAAAAGACTGGCAAGCTATTATTGAAACGTACCCACAATATACCGCCTTCAGCCGGCGCCTCACCAGCTTTGGTTTGGTCAGCTCAGATTCAGCCAGTACCGGCGCTTTAATTGTGGGGATCGAACCCGAGCGGGAGCCGAAAATCACACAATTTTCCGGGATGGTGAAAGAAGGCGAGTCATTAAAATCAGGGGATGATCATCTGGTCCTGGTCGGAGCAACTTTAGCTAAAAACCTGGCAGTCGGAATTGGCGATACTTTGGTAGTCTTAACCCAAGGATACCGCAACCAAATGGGCGCAGATCTTTATGTCGTCAAAGGAACCATCAGCGTCGGCCATTCAGACCTCGATCGTGGCCTGATGATTATGCCTCTGCATAACGCCCAGGAACTCTACTCACTTTATAATGGCATCACCGAGGTTGTTCTTAGCACAACGAATTTCAGAAACGCGAATCTGGCTTCAAAAGCCCTGCTCATGGATTTTAATGACCCTCGTTACGAAGTCCTTTCCTGGGAAGAAATGATGCCTGAACTCAAACAGCTTATTGCCCTCGATAATATCAGCGGCGTTTTCTACCTGATTTTTATTCTAATTATTGTAGGAATTGAAATTTTCAATACAACGATGATGAGCGTCGTAGAACGCACCCGAGAGTTCGCAATCCTGCAATCAATTGGCATGAAGCCGAAGCAAATCGGCGGACTCATTTTCACCGAGTCCTTTCTGAAGATATCGATTTCCCTGACTGTTGGCTTTTTGCTTTCTTATTTAGTGATATTCATTTTGACTCAAAACCCAATTCCACTGCCTGATGGACTGAAAGAAGCTTACGCCGATTATGGTTTCGTTATCGATGACATAAAATTCTCCAGCGATGCAAAGGTTTTTTATGAGCCTATTCTAACAATTGCAATGTTTGCGGTTTTGGCTTTGCTTTATCCGATTTATAAAACGACTAAACTGAATCCGATGGAGGCGTTCAGGAAAACATAA
- a CDS encoding methyltransferase domain-containing protein codes for MDTLRRTFKTKSVQKAYSQVAWTYNLWSRLTESKAAEKVFELAEIQNGENILEVAVGTGIVFEEIVKCNRDGKNVGMDLSPGMLAKAIKRLEHSYQNYLNYGNVFSLPFKNNQFDLVINNYMFDLLPEEKFEAILLEFKRVLKNPGRIVITNMAYGKYWFHKFWAWLAKASPSILTGCRPVSLEGYLKKTGFSNIQVVSVSQNTFPSEVLKAEI; via the coding sequence ATGGACACATTACGTCGAACTTTTAAAACTAAATCCGTTCAAAAAGCCTATTCCCAAGTCGCGTGGACCTACAACTTGTGGAGTAGGTTAACCGAATCTAAAGCCGCAGAAAAGGTATTTGAACTGGCTGAAATTCAAAACGGAGAAAATATTTTGGAGGTAGCGGTAGGTACTGGCATTGTTTTTGAAGAAATTGTTAAATGCAACCGGGATGGCAAAAATGTCGGAATGGATCTTTCACCAGGTATGCTTGCAAAAGCAATTAAAAGATTAGAGCATTCCTATCAAAATTATTTAAATTATGGAAATGTTTTTTCGCTCCCTTTCAAGAACAACCAATTTGATCTGGTCATCAATAATTACATGTTCGACTTGCTACCCGAAGAAAAGTTCGAAGCAATTTTATTGGAATTCAAAAGGGTATTAAAAAATCCGGGGCGGATTGTCATTACAAACATGGCATATGGTAAATACTGGTTCCATAAATTTTGGGCTTGGCTTGCTAAAGCATCTCCGAGTATTCTAACCGGCTGTCGTCCGGTTTCACTTGAAGGTTATTTGAAAAAGACTGGTTTCTCGAATATTCAAGTGGTAAGTGTTAGTCAAAATACATTTCCGTCGGAAGTTTTAAAAGCAGAGATCTAA
- a CDS encoding GxxExxY protein, whose protein sequence is MTKLIEKDLVYKIVGCAMAVHNEIGHGFREKTYENALCVEFKHEGLEYAQQSVFPVMYRSEKVDRYIPDLIVENKIIVDTKTVESIIDEHRGTILNYLRVTNLQVGLIINYKHPKLEWERLVLDTAR, encoded by the coding sequence ATGACTAAGTTAATAGAAAAGGATCTTGTTTATAAGATTGTCGGCTGTGCCATGGCAGTCCATAATGAGATTGGCCATGGGTTTAGAGAAAAAACATATGAAAATGCTCTTTGTGTCGAATTCAAACACGAGGGACTTGAATACGCCCAACAATCAGTTTTTCCTGTCATGTATCGTAGTGAAAAAGTTGACAGATATATTCCAGATTTGATAGTTGAAAACAAAATCATTGTCGACACTAAAACCGTTGAAAGCATCATTGATGAGCATCGTGGAACAATTCTAAATTATTTGAGAGTTACAAATTTACAAGTAGGCTTAATCATAAATTACAAACACCCAAAATTAGAATGGGAAAGGTTGGTTCTCGACACAGCCCGTTAA